In Oceanivirga salmonicida, the DNA window GATTTAAAATCTTATTTTGGTTTAATTGAATTAGATGAATTAGTTGATTTGATTTTTTCTTAATCAAGAAATTAAATTAATTTATTTTAAGAAAGGAATTATTTCTAATATTATTAGGAGTAGTTCCTTTTAATATTATTTTTATTTTTACAATTAAAATACTTGTATTTAGATTTGGGAGAATATATTTTATTTATATAACTTGAAAAATAGGTTGTTGAAATTAAATTAATTCAAGTTAAAATTGATTAAAGGAAAGAGGGAGATAATTAAATGATTTATAAAATTTATAGTATTTTAAATGATGGAACTTATCATACAGCAAAAGAAATAGCAGAATTATTACAAATATCAGATAGAACATCAAGAAAATATATAAAAGAATTAAATAGTTTACTTCAGAAAAAAGGAACTTGTATAATTTCTAAGCCTAAATGTGGATTTATGCTGAAAGGAAATATGTTGGATGAAAATGATTTATTTTCAAATAAAAATAAAGAAATGCCTAATTCAAGTAATGAAAGAGTTCAGTATTTGTTGTATTTATTATTAAAAACTGATAAGTATAATAAATTAGAACAAATAAGTAAAGATATATATGTATCGACAAAGACATTATCTAAGGACATGAAAAAAGTTGAAGAAATTGTAAAGAAATACAGTTTAAATATATTAAGAAAACCATATTATGGTATTAAATTATCTGGAAAAGAATTTAGTAAAAGAAATTTATTAATAGATGTTTTAGAAAATAGAATAAATGAAAATAAGACAATTGGTAATATTAATGGTATTGGTATAGAAGAAATAGGAGAATTTACAAATCAATTTTTTAAAGAAAATAATGTAAAAATTTCAGATGTGTATTTTCAAAATTTTATTTTAGCAACTTTTGTTGTTTTATATAGAATTTTAGATAATAAGAAAATAGAATTAATAGAATCTTATGAAGATTTCTTTGTTGAAAAAGAACAAGTAATAAAAACATATTTAAATTTAATTATTTCCAAATTTAATTTAAATATTAGATTTAATGAAAATGATTTAAAATATTTAGTTATTAGATTTTTTACAAATGAGAGTTTAAATTATAAAAATTATAAGAATAAAAATGTAGAAAATATTAATAATTTGATAAAAGATATATATTTTTATATAAAATTAACTTTTAATATTAATTTAAATAATGATGAAATTTTATATGATAATTTATATATACATTTATTACCACTAATCATAAGAATAAAATTTAATATAATAATTAAAAATCCATTGTTAAAAGAAATAAAACAAAATTTAGCTTTTGAATATAGTATTGCAAAATATATATGTAATTATTTAGAGAAAATATATAATAAAAAAATTTCAGAAGATGAAATAGGATATATTGCATTAATATTAAATACATCAGAAAAGATTAATCAAATTAGTACGAATAATAAAAAAAATATATTAATTATTTGTCCAACAGGTAAAGGAGTTTCAAAATTTTTAATTCATACCTATAAAAATTTATTTTCAAAATATTGTAATTTTGTAAATTCTTGTAGCCTTAATGAAATAAATGATATTGATTTAGATACATATGATTTTATTTTTACTTTAACTGATATAAATATTAATATCAAAAAACCAGTTTATAAAATAAATCATTTCTTAAATAGTGCTGATATAAAAAGAATTGAAGCTATATTAAGTATAGATAATAATTTTATAGAAAATATATTTCCCAAAAAACTTTTTATAATAGAAGATAAAAATATCAATAAAATTACTTCTATTAAAAATATGTCTTTAAAAATAAAAGAAAATTTTAATGTTGGGAATTCAAAAATTGAAAAAGAATTTCTTGAAAGAGAAAAATTAGGAATGACAGAAATGGGTGATTTAATTGCTATCCCACATCCTAGGAATAGTTTGCAAAATATAAACGCTATAGGGGTATATATATTAAAAAAACCAATTCTATGGAATAAAAATAAGGTTAAATTGGTATTGTTTTTATGTTTAGATAATGTAAATTATAAAAATGAAATAGTATATACAATATTAAGCAGAATCATAGAAAATGAAAATATAGTAAATGAAATAATAAAAGTAAAATCTTATGAAGAATTTATTGAAATAATAAGGAAGGTAAAAAAATGAAATATGAAGAAATTTGTGAGAGAGCAATGGAAATAATTGCAAGTGCGGGGACATCAAAATCACTTTTATTTGAAGCAATAGAATTTGCTAAAAATGGAGATATAAAAAAAGCTAAAGATTTATTTTTAGAAGCTGAAAAACATCTTATTAAGGCACATGATTATCAAACTAATTTAATAATATTAGAAACTAGTGAAGAAAAAAGTTTAGAATTAAATCTTATTATGGTTCATGCACAAGATCATTTAACCATGGCATCAATTATAAAAGATAGCGCAATATATTTTATGGATTTATATGAAAAATTAAATAAGATAGGGAGATGATAAATTATGAAAATAATGCTTTGTTGTTCTGGTGGGATGTCTACTAGTATATTAGTTAATAAGATGCGAGAGGAAGCTAAATCAAGAGGAATTAATGTTGAAATTTGGGCAATAGCAGTTAATAGATTTGAAGATGAATTTTCTAAAGCGGACGTAATTTTATTAGGACCACAAATTAAATATCAATTAAAATCCTTTAAAGAATTAGCAGAATCTAAAGGGAAAAAAATAGATGTTATTGAAATGATAGATTATGGAATGGTTAGAGGAGATAAAGTTTTAGAAAAAGCATTAGAATTAATGAAATGATAAAAAAATGAAAGGGAAAAATATGAAAAAACAATTTTTAGAGGAAAAAATTTTACCAAAAATGATGTCTTTTGCATCATGGGATCCTATAATTGCCATAAAAAATGGATTTGTCTCGACAATGGCAATAACAATAGTAGGTTCTATATTTTTATTGATAGCAAGTTTTCCTATTATTTCAATTCAAGATTGGTTAAATAAAATAGGATTAAGAGTTATTTTATTACAAGCATTTAATGCAACTTTTAATATATTAGCCTTAGTAGCAGCTTTATCAATAGCGTATTATTATGCTAAAAATAAAAAAGTGGATGCATTGCCTTGTGCAATATTATCACTAGTCTCTTATGTGTTATTAATAGATTTTATAAAGATTGCTCCAGAATCAAAAGAAGTAATAAAAGGAGTTATTCCTTTGACTTATCTTGGAGCAAGAGGAATGATAGTCTCAATTATAATAGGTCTATTTACTGGTAAAATATATACTTGGTTTATATTACATAATATAAAAATAAAAATGCCTGATACAGTTCCAGAAGGTGTTGCAAATTCATTTGCAGCAGTTATACCTGGAGCATTTATAATAACAACAATGACAATAATTTATGGAATTTTTAGTAGTTTAGATACTAATTTTATTGATTTTATATATAATATTATACAAACACCTTTACAAGGAATGACATCTTCGTTAGGTGGGGTTATATTAATTGCATTTTTTATGTCATTTTTATGGTGGTTCGGTATTCATGGGGCATCAATAGTAGGTGGAATAATGGCAGGTATTTTGACAGCAAATATGAATGAAAATCAAGCTATTATAGAAGCGGGGAAAGTATTAAATTCTACTACTGGTCATATAGTTACATTTAATTTCAGAACTTTAATATTAATAATAACAGGTTCTGGTATAACAATAGGAATAGTATTATATTTTTTATTTTTTGCAAAATCTGAGCAATTTAAAAGTTTAGGTAAATTAGCTGTAATACCGGCTATATTTAATATAAATGAGCCAATATTATTTGGGACACCAATAGTATTTAATACACTATTATTCATACCATTTATAGGAGTTCCTATAGTTTCAGGAGTAGTATCATATTTTG includes these proteins:
- a CDS encoding BglG family transcription antiterminator, whose product is MIYKIYSILNDGTYHTAKEIAELLQISDRTSRKYIKELNSLLQKKGTCIISKPKCGFMLKGNMLDENDLFSNKNKEMPNSSNERVQYLLYLLLKTDKYNKLEQISKDIYVSTKTLSKDMKKVEEIVKKYSLNILRKPYYGIKLSGKEFSKRNLLIDVLENRINENKTIGNINGIGIEEIGEFTNQFFKENNVKISDVYFQNFILATFVVLYRILDNKKIELIESYEDFFVEKEQVIKTYLNLIISKFNLNIRFNENDLKYLVIRFFTNESLNYKNYKNKNVENINNLIKDIYFYIKLTFNINLNNDEILYDNLYIHLLPLIIRIKFNIIIKNPLLKEIKQNLAFEYSIAKYICNYLEKIYNKKISEDEIGYIALILNTSEKINQISTNNKKNILIICPTGKGVSKFLIHTYKNLFSKYCNFVNSCSLNEINDIDLDTYDFIFTLTDININIKKPVYKINHFLNSADIKRIEAILSIDNNFIENIFPKKLFIIEDKNINKITSIKNMSLKIKENFNVGNSKIEKEFLEREKLGMTEMGDLIAIPHPRNSLQNINAIGVYILKKPILWNKNKVKLVLFLCLDNVNYKNEIVYTILSRIIENENIVNEIIKVKSYEEFIEIIRKVKK
- a CDS encoding PTS lactose/cellobiose transporter subunit IIA; its protein translation is MKYEEICERAMEIIASAGTSKSLLFEAIEFAKNGDIKKAKDLFLEAEKHLIKAHDYQTNLIILETSEEKSLELNLIMVHAQDHLTMASIIKDSAIYFMDLYEKLNKIGR
- a CDS encoding PTS sugar transporter subunit IIB, which produces MKIMLCCSGGMSTSILVNKMREEAKSRGINVEIWAIAVNRFEDEFSKADVILLGPQIKYQLKSFKELAESKGKKIDVIEMIDYGMVRGDKVLEKALELMK
- a CDS encoding PTS sugar transporter subunit IIC; the encoded protein is MKKQFLEEKILPKMMSFASWDPIIAIKNGFVSTMAITIVGSIFLLIASFPIISIQDWLNKIGLRVILLQAFNATFNILALVAALSIAYYYAKNKKVDALPCAILSLVSYVLLIDFIKIAPESKEVIKGVIPLTYLGARGMIVSIIIGLFTGKIYTWFILHNIKIKMPDTVPEGVANSFAAVIPGAFIITTMTIIYGIFSSLDTNFIDFIYNIIQTPLQGMTSSLGGVILIAFFMSFLWWFGIHGASIVGGIMAGILTANMNENQAIIEAGKVLNSTTGHIVTFNFRTLILIITGSGITIGIVLYFLFFAKSEQFKSLGKLAVIPAIFNINEPILFGTPIVFNTLLFIPFIGVPIVSGVVSYFAMDLGIVPLMGAINPPWTTPPIISGFLAGGYRLAILQLVIILISFFGYFPFIRRQDMIAYEEEQKVKE